In Emcibacter nanhaiensis, the sequence TGATCCGATGCATATGGATGCCGAGTGGGCGAAAGAAAATACTCCATACGGCGATACTATCAGCTATGGTTTCCTTACGCTGTCATTTCTGACACACATGTTTGCCTCTGCGATGAAGGTACCGTCAGCAAGTGAAGGGGCGGGAGAGGGATATTTCCTGAACTATGGCTTTAATCGTCTGAGGTTTGTTGATCCGGTGCCAGTCAATTCCAGGGTTCGCGGGCATTTCAAAGTTGCTAAAAAGGAAGCAGAGGAGCGTTCGGGGTTCAGGTTGGTGCATATGGATGTTGAAATCGAGATCGAGGGAGGGGGGCGGCCGGCAGTTGTGGCAGAGTGGATCGGGGCTTGGGTCAATGATCTCGGTTGAACTGGTAAAGTCAATGACGGCGCTCGGGGTGAATACGGGGAGATAAGCGAGGATGGTAATGCCTGAGTTCGCGTGTATAAGCGACTATGTAACCTGGTATGCCGAAAAAACGCCGTCCGCGGAGGCTTGTG encodes:
- a CDS encoding MaoC family dehydratase; translated protein: MTKSDKSAGDQVAVEKSILGPAGKDLGTSEWITVNQDMITRFGDVTLDPDPMHMDAEWAKENTPYGDTISYGFLTLSFLTHMFASAMKVPSASEGAGEGYFLNYGFNRLRFVDPVPVNSRVRGHFKVAKKEAEERSGFRLVHMDVEIEIEGGGRPAVVAEWIGAWVNDLG